The proteins below are encoded in one region of Desulfonatronum thioautotrophicum:
- the tsaE gene encoding tRNA (adenosine(37)-N6)-threonylcarbamoyltransferase complex ATPase subunit type 1 TsaE: MSRSSTLLHLLLRDQDATMKLGGCLVQMMRALDTYPALLLDGALGAGKTTFVRGLVQALPGGDLAEVASPSFNYVNVYPTMPEMLHFDFYRLQGQPLDDDLISALNECDRFVVVEWACALQLHDLPTPHLTIQFAMVPDGRAVTVKAEGDASALVLERVREALPETTILHDALQGGDPVCGS, translated from the coding sequence ATGTCCAGATCGTCCACACTACTGCATCTTTTACTTCGGGACCAAGACGCCACCATGAAACTGGGCGGCTGTCTTGTCCAGATGATGCGTGCCCTGGATACGTATCCGGCATTGTTGCTGGATGGTGCATTGGGCGCGGGAAAAACCACGTTCGTTCGTGGCCTGGTCCAGGCTCTCCCCGGAGGCGACCTGGCCGAAGTGGCCAGCCCCAGCTTCAACTATGTAAATGTCTACCCAACCATGCCGGAGATGCTGCACTTCGATTTTTACCGATTGCAAGGCCAACCTCTGGACGACGACCTGATAAGCGCGCTCAATGAATGCGATCGTTTTGTGGTAGTGGAGTGGGCTTGTGCTCTCCAACTGCATGATCTGCCCACGCCGCATCTCACCATTCAGTTTGCCATGGTTCCTGATGGCCGAGCCGTAACTGTCAAAGCCGAGGGTGATGCATCTGCCCTCGTCCTTGAGCGAGTCCGGGAAGCACTTCCTGAAACCACTATTCTTCACGATGCCTTGCAAGGAGGAGATCCGGTATGCGGATCGTAG
- a CDS encoding GspE/PulE family protein codes for MLATDHCAFHPHVRLEYSLAGLLPILEQAGELDSPRKQVVLDQARQREIALDAPMAGLALLLGLKLTRANAPRERLTEESVLRAVAARFGLEFKRLDVLELDLEVSTRTISEGFARTNLLVPLRIVDGHLEILAHNPFRPELWEDMCRVTTLPLRLFLGTRAEITRLIDDFYQFRQAVKAAEMEFLSASDSLANQEQRVQVGERRDAGSQKHVSKAVDYLLHTALRERASDIHLEPKRDVSLVRFRIDGVLHPLYRLPMTVHQAMISRLKGLSRLDISEKRRPQDGRVQLVLEETRTDVRVSTIPVAFGEKMVLRLLSSDTTLKKLNELGMEPDQLALFRSFLARSNSLVLVTGPTGSGKSTTLYSAMKNLAHSGVNVLTLEDPIEMVVDEFNQIGVQPKIGVDFGQVLRHILRQDPDIVMIGEMRDLNTAQEAVQAALTGHLVLSTLHTNDAASSITRLLDLGLDTFLINAALAGIVAQRLVRTLCLHCKVRVRTPKEQAALWRGSGLDAPETVWSGPGCEFCRNTGYLGRTGIHEILPFDEEIQDAIRRDTNLTALRRLVRAKGVADLFQSGMTKVRSGLTTMDEVIRVTGGTMQ; via the coding sequence ATGCTTGCCACCGACCATTGCGCCTTTCATCCTCACGTTCGCCTGGAATACAGCCTGGCCGGGTTGTTGCCGATCCTTGAACAGGCGGGAGAGCTGGATTCGCCAAGAAAACAGGTAGTTCTGGACCAGGCTCGACAGCGAGAGATCGCGCTCGACGCTCCGATGGCCGGGCTGGCCCTGCTTTTAGGCCTGAAACTGACCCGGGCCAATGCGCCTCGGGAGCGGTTGACCGAGGAAAGTGTGCTTCGGGCTGTCGCTGCACGGTTTGGTTTGGAGTTCAAGCGACTTGACGTGTTGGAACTTGATCTGGAGGTCAGCACCCGGACCATTTCCGAAGGCTTTGCGCGCACCAACTTGCTGGTCCCGCTGCGCATCGTGGACGGGCACCTGGAAATATTGGCGCACAACCCTTTTCGGCCGGAACTCTGGGAGGATATGTGCCGGGTCACGACCCTGCCGCTACGCCTTTTTCTGGGTACCCGGGCTGAAATCACCCGGCTGATCGACGATTTCTATCAGTTCCGACAGGCTGTTAAAGCTGCGGAAATGGAATTTCTCAGCGCTTCCGACTCCCTGGCCAACCAGGAGCAGCGGGTCCAGGTCGGAGAGCGCAGGGATGCCGGTTCCCAGAAGCATGTCAGCAAGGCCGTGGACTATCTGCTGCACACGGCCCTGCGGGAACGGGCCAGCGACATCCATCTGGAACCCAAGCGCGATGTCTCTCTGGTCCGGTTTCGGATCGACGGTGTTCTCCACCCCCTCTACCGCCTCCCGATGACCGTGCACCAGGCCATGATCAGTCGGCTCAAAGGCCTCAGCCGACTGGATATCTCAGAAAAACGCCGGCCCCAGGACGGGCGGGTTCAGCTGGTGCTGGAGGAAACCCGGACAGACGTGCGGGTTTCCACGATCCCCGTGGCCTTTGGTGAAAAAATGGTCCTGCGTCTGCTCTCCAGCGACACCACTTTGAAAAAACTGAATGAGTTGGGCATGGAGCCGGATCAGCTCGCTCTGTTCCGGTCCTTTCTGGCCCGCTCCAACAGTCTGGTGCTGGTCACCGGCCCCACTGGCAGCGGAAAGTCCACCACCCTTTACTCGGCCATGAAAAACCTGGCCCACTCGGGTGTGAACGTGCTTACATTGGAGGATCCCATCGAGATGGTTGTGGACGAATTCAACCAGATCGGGGTTCAGCCCAAAATCGGCGTGGACTTTGGCCAAGTGCTCCGGCACATTCTGCGTCAGGACCCGGACATTGTGATGATCGGGGAAATGCGCGACCTGAATACGGCCCAGGAGGCGGTTCAGGCCGCCCTGACCGGCCATCTGGTGCTCTCCACCCTGCACACCAATGATGCGGCGTCCTCCATCACCCGGCTGCTGGACCTGGGATTGGATACTTTTCTGATCAATGCGGCTTTGGCTGGGATTGTGGCCCAGCGCCTGGTGCGCACTCTCTGTCTGCACTGCAAGGTGCGGGTACGCACTCCAAAGGAGCAGGCAGCTCTGTGGCGCGGCAGCGGGTTGGACGCCCCGGAAACGGTCTGGTCCGGACCGGGCTGTGAATTCTGCCGGAATACCGGCTACCTCGGTCGTACCGGCATCCACGAAATTCTGCCTTTTGACGAAGAGATCCAGGACGCCATCCGCCGGGATACCAATCTGACGGCCTTGCGTCGCCTGGTCCGGGCCAAAGGGGTGGCTGACCTGTTCCAGAGCGGGATGACCAAGGTCCGGTCCGGACTGACGACGATGGATGAAGTCATCCGGGTTACCGGCGGAACCATGCAGTGA
- a CDS encoding ubiquinone/menaquinone biosynthesis methyltransferase, which yields MPGHVPYGYRFVAPVEKRNLVLGHFEAIAQRYDLADTLLSCGLHHLWRRRAMRRLHLRPGDRVLDLCGGTGDFALLAARIVGPAGTVVVCDFSRAMMHVGRGRAKRAGMAERIHWMQGDAEQMGFADHFFDAVIVGYGVRNFVSLENGMREISRVMRPGGKFLAMEFSIPTSPLLRRLYHLYSFHLMPRAGRLITGTDAPFRYLAESIRVFPEPKQFQAHLLDYGFQNAAYEPLSSGLAVLYSAATPQ from the coding sequence ATGCCCGGCCACGTTCCCTATGGGTATCGTTTCGTTGCTCCGGTGGAAAAACGAAACCTGGTGCTCGGCCATTTCGAGGCCATCGCCCAACGCTACGACCTGGCGGACACCCTGCTCAGCTGTGGATTGCATCACTTATGGCGTCGCCGGGCCATGCGCAGGCTGCATCTGCGACCCGGCGATCGTGTCCTGGACCTTTGCGGCGGTACCGGTGATTTTGCCTTACTCGCTGCGCGCATTGTTGGTCCGGCCGGGACCGTGGTGGTGTGTGATTTCAGCAGGGCGATGATGCATGTTGGTCGGGGCAGGGCAAAACGGGCCGGGATGGCAGAGCGCATTCACTGGATGCAGGGCGACGCGGAGCAGATGGGGTTTGCCGATCACTTCTTTGATGCGGTTATCGTCGGTTATGGTGTGCGCAATTTTGTCTCACTGGAGAACGGAATGCGAGAGATTTCTCGGGTGATGCGGCCGGGCGGAAAATTTTTGGCCATGGAATTTTCCATTCCCACGTCTCCCTTGTTGCGTCGGCTGTACCACCTGTACTCGTTCCACCTCATGCCCCGGGCCGGACGGTTGATCACCGGAACCGACGCACCGTTTCGGTACCTGGCCGAGTCCATCCGAGTCTTTCCCGAGCCGAAACAATTTCAGGCCCATCTTCTGGACTACGGCTTTCAAAATGCAGCGTACGAGCCCTTGTCCAGCGGCTTGGCCGTGCTGTATTCAGCCGCAACGCCTCAATAA
- a CDS encoding molybdopterin-dependent oxidoreductase: MPEKTSPVITACILDCPDACSFLVESENRTIRANPDHPFTRGFICRKGARLFERLDAPERITRPLVRRKAKKGLHRGQQIGPVPEGFEPISWDNALELIAEKLNRLANQPETVLHVRGHGYRGVLAQASLNFFEALGASTTHGSLCDDAGIEACIRDFGALDHNDPLDLLNAGRIVNWGKDLKRSSPHTGLLVHEARRQGTPVLTISPGGDGSDGWSDQVLRIRPGTDRFLAAWVMHQLVARNCVAREVAQAVAGWEFFRELLRDMDAESLLRTCDVDIRQAEELLEWYTPGKAPANPTATLIGWGLQRYRFGGQNVRFINALAMLSGNIGRTGGGAYFNIASGRNLGRWRAASPGRSGVPSRRSFLLPTLAWDLEWADPPLEFIWIDGHNVVNQVPDSPAMAKALQRPFVVCVDAFFNDTARCADVILPPALMLEREDIVGSCLHHFVNHAAQAVLPRDECRADYDILCDLGARLTPPVSFPEPEKCLQTGLSLLQTDLESFRARGFSEAPHPSVAFAGLRFAHPDGLYRVPASLDPEPDDDPEYPLRLLSLVRGSFMHSQIPENEQQGLPRVMVSPDSPEFSELDLADSIYLATPLGRMAVHVQLDETLHPQVVLIRRDGWVSLGHGPNAIIEPHVTDMGDCAALYSQCCRLENR, from the coding sequence ATGCCCGAAAAGACGTCACCAGTCATCACCGCCTGCATCCTGGACTGCCCGGACGCATGTTCCTTTCTGGTCGAGTCGGAAAACCGGACTATCCGTGCAAATCCGGACCATCCCTTCACCAGGGGGTTCATCTGCCGGAAAGGGGCTCGATTATTCGAGCGCTTGGATGCTCCGGAGCGGATTACCAGGCCGCTGGTACGCAGAAAAGCCAAAAAAGGCCTGCACCGTGGGCAACAGATCGGCCCCGTTCCCGAGGGTTTTGAGCCGATTTCCTGGGACAATGCCCTGGAGCTTATCGCCGAAAAGCTGAATCGCCTGGCAAACCAGCCCGAAACTGTACTGCATGTGCGCGGCCACGGCTATCGAGGGGTCTTGGCCCAGGCCAGCCTGAACTTTTTCGAGGCTTTGGGCGCGTCCACCACCCACGGCTCGCTGTGCGACGACGCAGGCATTGAAGCCTGCATTCGGGACTTTGGTGCCCTGGATCACAACGATCCGCTGGACCTGCTCAATGCGGGCCGGATCGTGAATTGGGGCAAGGATTTGAAGCGTTCCTCACCGCATACCGGCTTGCTGGTCCACGAGGCCCGCAGGCAGGGGACGCCGGTGCTGACCATCTCGCCAGGTGGAGACGGCAGCGATGGATGGTCCGACCAGGTCCTGCGTATCCGTCCGGGCACGGATCGCTTTTTGGCGGCCTGGGTGATGCATCAGTTGGTGGCAAGGAATTGCGTAGCACGGGAGGTTGCCCAGGCTGTCGCCGGTTGGGAATTTTTTCGGGAACTTCTGCGGGATATGGACGCGGAGAGCCTGCTCCGGACGTGTGATGTGGATATCCGCCAAGCCGAGGAACTTCTGGAATGGTACACGCCCGGCAAGGCACCTGCCAATCCCACTGCCACGCTCATCGGTTGGGGGCTACAACGGTATCGCTTCGGCGGACAAAACGTCCGGTTCATCAATGCCCTGGCCATGCTCTCCGGGAATATCGGCCGTACTGGCGGCGGTGCGTATTTCAACATTGCTTCCGGTCGGAACCTGGGGCGATGGCGAGCTGCTTCACCAGGGCGGAGTGGTGTGCCCTCCAGGCGATCTTTCCTCCTGCCGACATTGGCCTGGGATTTGGAATGGGCCGACCCGCCTTTGGAATTCATTTGGATCGACGGCCACAACGTGGTCAACCAGGTCCCGGACAGTCCGGCCATGGCCAAGGCCCTGCAAAGGCCCTTCGTGGTCTGCGTGGATGCTTTTTTCAACGACACGGCTCGTTGCGCGGACGTGATCCTGCCGCCGGCGCTGATGCTGGAGCGTGAGGATATCGTCGGTTCCTGTCTGCATCATTTCGTGAACCATGCCGCGCAAGCCGTCCTGCCCAGAGACGAATGCCGCGCGGATTATGACATCCTGTGCGATCTGGGTGCACGACTGACGCCTCCGGTGTCTTTTCCGGAGCCGGAAAAGTGCCTTCAAACCGGCCTGTCTTTGCTGCAGACGGACCTGGAATCATTCCGGGCCAGGGGATTTTCTGAAGCCCCGCATCCTTCAGTGGCCTTTGCCGGGCTGCGCTTCGCCCATCCTGACGGGTTGTACCGTGTTCCTGCTTCCCTGGATCCGGAACCAGACGATGATCCCGAGTACCCTCTCCGTTTGTTGTCCCTGGTTCGTGGCAGCTTCATGCATTCCCAAATACCTGAGAATGAGCAACAGGGCTTGCCCAGGGTCATGGTCTCTCCGGATAGCCCGGAATTCAGTGAGCTGGACCTGGCAGACTCGATCTATCTGGCCACACCCTTGGGGCGTATGGCTGTGCACGTCCAACTGGACGAAACCCTGCATCCCCAGGTCGTCCTGATTCGTCGCGATGGGTGGGTCAGCCTGGGCCACGGCCCCAATGCGATCATCGAACCCCACGTCACGGACATGGGCGACTGTGCCGCGCTGTACAGTCAGTGCTGTCGGCTGGAAAACAGGTAA
- a CDS encoding NAD(P)H-hydrate dehydratase gives MPSRTVIDVLEHQGRPKLSRLVFQKPIRSRNIQEIPTMYRALPTPEEMTRWDDSAQQEYGLLQELLMENAARAALAVVLREYGPVAGKQVVLLAGPGNNGGDAFALARLLADHGALTSTFHVKSPAAYTGAAAYHLQLLNRLRLPLVPLPETHIDHLSPPDILVDGLLGTGFQGELRDDYRLWIEYINRLPDRVFVLALDIPTGLNGLTGRPSPIAVKATATVSFQATKLGLAAPEAAAYIGREQARDIGIPFRVIQDQPPGQHLLEHGILKRIPPADNLLHKGTAGHVLVAGGSPGLTGAPLLTALAALRCGAGLASVACPARLTTEVKAGWPEVMLVPLGEGTTWSQECAEDLAEVLPRFNALVLGPGLGRTPNLAEFCRALLQKNLPPLVGDADFLYTLARYPDLFGLLPADTILTPHPGEMAMLTGQTIAEVQADRIGTARKFAREKNVVLVLKGAGTIIASREGAVYVSPFACQNLAVGGSGDVLCGILGALLAAGLDPLTAANVAVYWHGRAGTALQEGFPRRGNLAREIADILPHVLH, from the coding sequence TTGCCTTCCAGAACGGTTATCGATGTTTTAGAGCATCAAGGCCGGCCGAAGCTGTCCCGACTGGTCTTTCAAAAGCCCATTCGTTCCCGCAACATTCAGGAGATACCCACCATGTACCGTGCGCTGCCCACCCCCGAAGAAATGACCCGTTGGGATGATTCGGCCCAGCAAGAGTACGGCCTGCTTCAGGAACTGCTCATGGAGAACGCTGCCCGGGCCGCTTTGGCGGTAGTGCTGCGGGAGTATGGTCCTGTAGCCGGAAAACAGGTCGTCCTTTTGGCCGGCCCCGGAAACAACGGAGGTGACGCCTTTGCCCTGGCCCGCCTTCTGGCTGACCATGGCGCTTTGACCAGCACGTTTCATGTCAAATCGCCAGCGGCCTACACCGGAGCGGCCGCCTATCATCTGCAACTGCTGAACAGATTGCGGCTCCCTCTCGTGCCCTTGCCGGAAACGCACATCGACCATCTCTCGCCACCGGACATTCTGGTGGACGGTTTGCTGGGCACAGGGTTCCAGGGAGAATTGCGGGACGACTATCGCCTGTGGATCGAATACATCAATCGGCTTCCTGATCGGGTCTTCGTCCTGGCTCTGGATATCCCCACCGGTCTGAACGGACTGACGGGCCGGCCTTCGCCCATTGCCGTCAAGGCCACGGCGACGGTCAGTTTCCAAGCCACCAAGCTTGGCTTGGCCGCACCAGAAGCCGCGGCGTATATCGGCCGGGAACAGGCCCGGGACATTGGCATCCCTTTCCGGGTCATTCAGGACCAACCACCTGGGCAGCACCTCCTGGAGCATGGCATTCTGAAGCGCATTCCCCCAGCGGACAATCTGCTGCACAAGGGTACCGCCGGACATGTTCTGGTTGCCGGCGGATCTCCCGGTCTGACCGGTGCCCCCCTCCTTACGGCTTTGGCCGCGCTGCGCTGCGGCGCGGGGCTCGCTTCCGTTGCCTGTCCAGCCAGGCTCACCACGGAAGTCAAGGCCGGATGGCCGGAGGTCATGCTTGTGCCGCTTGGCGAAGGGACTACCTGGAGCCAGGAGTGCGCCGAGGATCTTGCCGAAGTGCTGCCCCGCTTCAATGCCCTGGTTCTCGGCCCAGGCCTTGGCCGCACACCGAACCTAGCGGAGTTCTGCCGGGCTCTTCTTCAGAAAAACCTCCCTCCTTTGGTTGGCGATGCGGATTTTTTGTACACCTTGGCCCGGTATCCCGATCTATTTGGTCTATTGCCCGCAGATACAATCTTGACGCCGCACCCAGGCGAAATGGCGATGTTGACCGGGCAAACCATTGCTGAGGTTCAGGCCGATCGAATCGGGACAGCCAGAAAATTTGCTCGCGAAAAAAATGTCGTTCTGGTGCTCAAGGGGGCGGGAACGATCATTGCCTCCCGTGAAGGTGCCGTGTATGTATCTCCGTTTGCCTGCCAGAACCTGGCGGTTGGTGGTTCCGGCGACGTGCTTTGCGGTATATTGGGCGCTTTGCTCGCCGCCGGCCTAGATCCGTTGACGGCCGCGAACGTCGCCGTATATTGGCACGGCCGGGCCGGAACGGCGTTACAGGAGGGGTTTCCCCGACGGGGCAACCTGGCCAGGGAAATAGCGGATATCTTACCCCATGTGCTGCACTGA
- a CDS encoding SDR family oxidoreductase, translating to MDRDPQGITLVTGGTGFLGSHLVARFLAEGRRVVVLARNREGMSAAQRMDRLLDWFEVPLDQRRRLEILEADLEFPQGGLDPDTIMDLRNNVDECVHCASDTSFTVDKGEQVQRVNVQGLEVLLDLLAGSRCRRLHLISTAYVAGKRIGRCSEDLSPEYGIGDVAKDGLDTARFHNVYEQSKHRAEQVAMQRCAASDMGLTVYRPSIVYGDSRTGRTLAFNALYHPVRAVHYFRRLYTEDILHNGGRRAQALGIHLEADNTLHLPIRVLAGDGCGVNLIPVDFFLRAFQAIRDTSVPDGVFHIVNPRNSFISEIVAFTSRFFQVTGLRALPGEADAPRNGLELLFDRHVQAYGAYMRDVRVFDRSRAEAVLNPVGVVCPAFTYEVFAACMRFAVDVDWGRRLWSDNTKSVTASEQETASC from the coding sequence ATGGATCGTGATCCGCAGGGCATTACACTGGTCACCGGCGGTACGGGATTTCTGGGCAGCCACCTTGTCGCGCGGTTTTTGGCCGAGGGACGACGCGTGGTGGTTCTGGCTCGAAACCGTGAGGGGATGTCGGCGGCACAACGCATGGACCGGTTGCTGGATTGGTTTGAGGTGCCCCTGGATCAACGGCGGCGACTGGAAATTCTGGAGGCTGATCTGGAATTTCCGCAGGGCGGTTTGGATCCTGATACAATCATGGACCTGCGAAACAATGTTGACGAATGCGTGCACTGCGCCTCGGATACCTCTTTTACTGTCGACAAAGGCGAGCAGGTTCAACGGGTCAATGTCCAGGGTTTGGAAGTTCTTCTGGATCTCCTGGCCGGGAGTCGTTGTCGTCGGCTGCACCTGATCAGCACGGCCTATGTGGCCGGAAAGCGCATCGGAAGGTGCTCGGAAGATCTTTCACCCGAGTATGGCATTGGAGATGTTGCGAAAGATGGCCTGGACACCGCACGGTTCCACAACGTTTACGAGCAAAGTAAACATCGGGCCGAGCAGGTTGCGATGCAACGCTGTGCTGCAAGCGACATGGGACTTACGGTTTATCGGCCCTCCATCGTCTACGGAGATTCCCGGACCGGACGTACTCTGGCCTTTAACGCCCTGTATCATCCTGTCCGAGCCGTGCACTATTTCCGCCGGCTGTACACCGAGGACATCCTGCACAATGGCGGTCGCAGAGCCCAGGCCCTGGGCATTCACCTGGAAGCCGACAACACGCTGCACCTGCCGATCCGTGTTCTTGCCGGCGACGGGTGCGGTGTGAACCTGATACCGGTGGATTTTTTTCTGCGGGCCTTCCAGGCCATCCGGGACACATCCGTTCCGGACGGGGTGTTTCATATCGTCAACCCCCGAAACTCCTTCATCAGTGAAATCGTGGCCTTTACCAGCCGCTTTTTCCAGGTGACCGGCCTGCGGGCTTTGCCTGGGGAGGCTGATGCGCCGCGCAATGGCCTGGAACTGCTGTTTGATCGGCACGTCCAGGCCTATGGGGCCTATATGCGCGACGTCAGGGTCTTTGACCGCTCTCGGGCGGAGGCAGTGCTCAATCCGGTCGGCGTCGTCTGCCCCGCTTTTACCTATGAGGTGTTTGCTGCGTGCATGCGCTTTGCCGTGGACGTAGACTGGGGACGCCGGCTCTGGAGCGACAACACCAAGTCCGTCACAGCTTCGGAGCAGGAAACAGCCAGTTGCTGA
- a CDS encoding FAD-binding oxidoreductase gives MIPEDIRRQAAQCRHYAMCKIDYLGTGLCASGAEHQYVSHFPQGRMDLCDALARNVVPITEGLVEIAESCNLCGICDRQCYFVTGMRPVEVMKALKKHVREWLEQGNTPVAPPTDADLDRLREIVGGQWATNDPAILLTYANDPFPLAGPRMPRFVVLPGNRDEVAAVVRYANDHGIAYAVRGNGGSVFGFVFTDGLVLDMHRMKGIAIDAENWIALVEPGVTSFELQQAAVKHGFRVNTAEPAATVCGNIVCTGLFSTWSNAYGVNADTFVDMEFLNRDGEVFRLSDPTAPNVFCYEHQPTSSPGICTRASVRLHPMTDDEEGMLVPFTAFDDAVSFVRDLSRRRIGLALGVLGGHYLSTFMAPTASLALQLQSTLSETLGMRYAVFLVGDRFAREAVRSMRPAVIDAELFRMLLLGLPNLTEGAWQDLVSGMGGDEPAYELLLRPEMRPVLEAILGPSPENLAGAVDADLRDFFTQLYTRPEMTDMVWLNMFRILSSRMSRHKHMFAFLVYVPMDRPALIRSICDRLREIADAQGLENDFGFLTPLDLGKRGILEYDYYIDHQNPEDAERIRRAAADFEPYLEEISVTIKGVKWLKNIFSQGCARKEAFLYT, from the coding sequence ATGATTCCCGAGGATATCCGTCGCCAGGCCGCCCAGTGCCGGCATTACGCCATGTGCAAGATCGACTACCTGGGCACCGGCCTCTGCGCTTCCGGTGCGGAGCATCAGTATGTCAGCCATTTTCCCCAAGGGAGGATGGACCTCTGCGACGCTCTGGCCCGGAATGTGGTTCCCATCACCGAAGGACTGGTGGAAATCGCCGAATCCTGTAATTTATGCGGCATCTGCGACCGGCAGTGTTATTTCGTAACCGGGATGCGTCCGGTGGAGGTGATGAAAGCGCTGAAAAAGCATGTTCGCGAGTGGCTGGAACAGGGCAACACCCCTGTTGCTCCGCCTACTGATGCAGACCTGGATCGCCTGCGGGAGATCGTCGGTGGGCAATGGGCCACAAACGATCCGGCAATCCTGTTGACCTACGCCAACGATCCTTTTCCCCTGGCCGGGCCGAGGATGCCCCGTTTCGTGGTTCTGCCCGGAAACCGAGACGAGGTCGCGGCCGTGGTCCGCTATGCCAATGATCACGGGATTGCCTATGCGGTGCGGGGCAACGGCGGGAGCGTATTCGGTTTCGTGTTTACCGACGGACTGGTCCTGGACATGCACCGGATGAAGGGCATTGCCATTGATGCCGAGAACTGGATCGCCCTGGTCGAGCCGGGAGTAACCTCCTTTGAGCTGCAACAGGCAGCCGTGAAGCATGGCTTCCGGGTGAATACCGCCGAACCCGCGGCCACGGTCTGCGGGAACATCGTCTGTACCGGGCTGTTTTCCACCTGGTCCAACGCCTACGGGGTGAATGCGGACACCTTTGTGGACATGGAGTTCCTGAACCGTGACGGCGAGGTTTTTCGACTGAGCGATCCCACGGCCCCCAATGTCTTCTGTTACGAGCATCAACCCACGTCGTCACCGGGCATCTGCACCCGGGCTTCCGTCCGGCTGCATCCGATGACGGACGACGAGGAGGGGATGCTCGTGCCTTTCACTGCATTCGATGATGCGGTATCGTTCGTCCGGGATCTCAGCCGGCGACGGATCGGACTGGCTCTGGGCGTGCTGGGTGGGCACTACCTGTCCACGTTCATGGCCCCGACCGCGTCCTTGGCCCTGCAGCTGCAATCCACATTGAGCGAAACCCTGGGGATGCGCTACGCGGTGTTCCTGGTCGGGGATCGGTTTGCCCGCGAAGCCGTGCGCTCCATGCGCCCAGCGGTCATCGATGCCGAACTGTTCCGGATGCTCCTGCTGGGCCTGCCGAATTTGACCGAGGGGGCCTGGCAGGATCTGGTTTCCGGCATGGGCGGTGATGAACCAGCCTATGAACTGCTGCTGCGGCCGGAAATGCGACCCGTGCTGGAGGCAATCCTGGGCCCGTCACCGGAAAACCTGGCCGGTGCCGTGGACGCGGATCTGCGTGACTTCTTCACTCAGCTGTACACCCGCCCGGAAATGACGGACATGGTCTGGCTGAACATGTTTCGGATTCTCAGCTCCCGGATGTCCCGGCACAAACACATGTTCGCCTTTCTGGTCTATGTGCCCATGGACCGTCCGGCCTTGATCCGGTCCATCTGTGATCGGCTGCGGGAAATCGCCGATGCCCAGGGTCTGGAAAACGATTTCGGCTTTCTGACCCCGCTGGATTTGGGCAAGCGGGGCATCCTGGAATACGACTACTACATCGACCACCAAAATCCGGAAGATGCGGAGCGGATCCGCCGGGCCGCCGCGGACTTTGAGCCGTATTTGGAAGAGATCAGCGTCACGATCAAGGGCGTGAAGTGGCTGAAAAACATTTTTTCCCAGGGTTGCGCCCGTAAAGAGGCTTTTTTGTACACATGA
- a CDS encoding CBS domain-containing protein, whose product MRTAKDIMTRDVVTVTPDTDVNAAAKILLEKDFNGLPVLDEQGKLVGVLCQSDLVVQQREFPLPSFFTLLGGFVALTSLSQLQRAVDKMAATKVSQAMTADPISVTPDTPVNKLADLMVDNKYHTIPVLEDDKLVGVVGKKDILRLLASSGE is encoded by the coding sequence ATGCGAACAGCCAAGGACATCATGACCCGGGACGTGGTCACCGTCACTCCGGATACGGACGTCAACGCGGCGGCCAAGATCCTGTTGGAAAAAGACTTTAACGGACTACCCGTGCTGGATGAACAGGGCAAGCTTGTGGGCGTGCTGTGCCAGAGCGATCTCGTGGTCCAGCAACGGGAATTCCCCCTGCCCTCGTTCTTCACCTTGCTGGGCGGGTTTGTCGCCCTGACTTCCCTGAGCCAGCTCCAGCGGGCCGTGGACAAGATGGCCGCGACCAAGGTCAGCCAGGCCATGACCGCTGACCCGATCAGCGTCACACCGGATACTCCGGTGAACAAACTGGCCGACCTGATGGTCGACAACAAATACCACACCATCCCCGTGCTTGAGGACGACAAGCTTGTCGGGGTCGTGGGCAAGAAGGACATTCTTCGCCTTTTGGCCAGTTCCGGGGAATAA